The genome window CCGACCTCGATCGGGTCCTCGCCGGCCCGCTCGATCCGGACGCCCCGCGCGCCGAGGGTGGTGACCCGGTGGCCGACCCTGCCGAGGATCTCCTCGTCGGACCAGCCGGTCTTGGACTCGATGAGGCCCTTCTCGTACTCGTTGGAGAAGAGGTAGGTCGCGCCGTCCAGCAGTATCCGGATCTCGTCGCCGTTCATCCGGGCGATCTGCTGGGAGAAGTCCGCGGCGAACGGGATGCTCCGGGAGCGGCACTCCTCCGTGTGGCGGAGCATCGCCTCGGGGTCGTCCGCGCCGATCAGGACGAGGTCGAGTCCGCCGACGCGGTCGGCGACGGTCTTCAGCTCGATGAGGCGGGCCTCGCTCATCGCGCCGGTGTAGAAGGAGCCGATCTGGTTGTGGTCGGCGTCCGTGGTGCACACGAAGCGGGCCGTGTGCAGCGTCTCGGAGATACGCACGGAGGAGGTGTCCACCCCGTGCCGGTCGAGCCAGTCGCGGTACTCGTGGAAGTCGGAGCCCGCCGCGCCGACCAGGATCGGGCGGGTGCCGAGCTGTCCCATGCCGAACGCGATGTTCGCGCCGACACCGCCCCGGCGCACGTCGAGCTGGTCGACAAGGAAGGAAAGGGAGACCGTGTGCAGTTGGTCCGCGACGAGTTGGTCGGCGAAGCGGCCCGGGAAGGTCATCAGATGGTCGGTGGCGATGGAGCCGGAGACTGCGATACGCACGGCGAGGACACGCTCCTGCGAAGGGAGAGGGGATTGACAGTTCACGCTACCGGGTCGCCCACCTGCGCTGAAGCAGGCAAAACTACCCGATAGTAGGTCTTTCTTCGCGGGGTTCGTGGTGCGTACGGTGCCGTTATGACGAACCCCAAGATCCACGGCACCGTTCCGTTCGACCCGGACGGCGGCCTCGCGGCGCTGCGCGGCGACTGCGCCCGGATGGCTCCGCACTGGGCGGCCCCCGCGAAGGTCATTACGGCTCCGGTGTCCCCTTCGCTCATCCATGGGGTGACCGTGCCGGTGACGTCCGCGCGGCTGGTGGACGCGATGCCGGAGTACGGCGACTGAGGGAACCGCCGGCTCCTCCGCCGCGTCCCATCGCTGTCCCCCGTATAGGGGAGGCGGTGTACGACGTGCCGAAGGAGCGATGCGGTGAACTCCGAGCGACCCGACAACCCCGAGAACCCGGACGAGGGCCCCGAGCCCGACGCCACCGAGGAGATCAGGGCTGCCGGGGATGACGTCACCGAGACCGCCGCGGCCGACAGGGCCGAGGCCGGTGAGCCCGCCGAGGCGGTGGCGGAGGCTGAGGCTGAGACCGGTGAGCCCGCCGAGGCCGAAGCGAAGGCCGCGGCCGGTGACGTCGATGTTGACATTGACGTTGACGTTGACGAGGGTGCCGACGCCGGTCAGGTCGTCGGTGTCGGCGGGGCCGAGCGTCCGCGTCGGCGGCGCCCCCGTGTGGTCATGGCCTCGGTGGCCGCCGCCGTGCTGCTGGTCGGGGGCGGTGGGGCGCTGCTCGCCTCCACCTCGTCCGGCGGGTCCGGCGGAGGCGGAGGATCCGCCGCGCCCGGCGGTGACGGCACTCCCCCGCC of Streptomyces phaeolivaceus contains these proteins:
- a CDS encoding carbohydrate kinase family protein, whose translation is MRIAVSGSIATDHLMTFPGRFADQLVADQLHTVSLSFLVDQLDVRRGGVGANIAFGMGQLGTRPILVGAAGSDFHEYRDWLDRHGVDTSSVRISETLHTARFVCTTDADHNQIGSFYTGAMSEARLIELKTVADRVGGLDLVLIGADDPEAMLRHTEECRSRSIPFAADFSQQIARMNGDEIRILLDGATYLFSNEYEKGLIESKTGWSDEEILGRVGHRVTTLGARGVRIERAGEDPIEVGCPEEERKAEPTGVGDAFRAGFLSGLAWGVSLERAAQVGCMLATLVIETVGTQEYALRRAHFMDRFTKAYGDEAAAEVKKHLG